One stretch of Planococcus sp. PAMC 21323 DNA includes these proteins:
- a CDS encoding ATP-grasp domain-containing protein codes for MTSCWVIYNGSLLSDKFADQASLVAEAAERAGISVKIMKNYETIMDLSVKISIPDFAILLDKDILLGYFLKSRGVPVYNDPAVIDLCDNKATQYVELAARDLPMPRTIVAPKVYPNFSIIDSGYFEKVIERLQLPMIIKEGHGSFGMKVYLIETEEQFYEKVDSLRGIDFVFQEFVDSSRGRDIRVNIVGDQIVAAMHRHSTTDFRANITNGGVASPIDLTPTQKEVALAAAQAVGATFAGVDLLYGEDEQPLVCEVNAAAHIRNILNVTGINVADAMIAYILEDLS; via the coding sequence ATGACGAGTTGTTGGGTAATCTACAATGGAAGCCTACTTTCCGATAAGTTTGCAGACCAAGCGAGTTTAGTTGCTGAAGCTGCAGAACGTGCAGGCATTTCTGTTAAAATTATGAAAAATTATGAAACTATAATGGATTTATCAGTAAAAATAAGTATACCCGATTTCGCAATATTATTGGATAAGGATATATTACTAGGTTACTTTTTAAAAAGTCGTGGTGTACCTGTTTACAATGACCCAGCTGTTATTGATTTATGTGATAATAAAGCTACTCAATATGTTGAATTGGCGGCACGAGACCTGCCAATGCCTAGAACGATTGTCGCTCCAAAAGTCTATCCGAACTTCTCGATTATCGATTCAGGTTATTTTGAAAAAGTGATTGAACGGTTACAGTTGCCCATGATTATTAAAGAAGGACATGGCTCTTTTGGCATGAAGGTTTATTTGATCGAAACAGAAGAACAATTTTACGAAAAAGTCGATAGCCTCCGAGGCATTGATTTTGTCTTCCAAGAATTTGTCGATTCGAGTCGCGGTCGTGACATTCGCGTCAATATTGTCGGTGATCAAATTGTTGCTGCGATGCACCGCCATTCAACAACTGATTTTCGAGCCAATATTACCAATGGCGGCGTAGCATCTCCTATTGACTTAACTCCAACGCAAAAAGAGGTTGCGCTAGCTGCCGCTCAAGCAGTCGGTGCTACGTTTGCTGGCGTTGACTTGTTATACGGTGAAGATGAACAACCACTCGTTTGTGAAGTTAATGCAGCTGCACACATTCGGAATATATTAAATGTCACGGGAATTAATGTTGCAGATGCCATGATTGCTTATATATTGGAGGATTTATCATGA
- a CDS encoding sensor domain-containing diguanylate cyclase: MEGNTKRKIILWILWVLVVPASLLLVYNFFPPIVDDPWNLAGYILFFVLMSLMPMNINGASTFLVQWVTVALFLKYGLFIEIIVSQLAMIIVLYRNRTQEDQSLRIPFNSLMFLGVSLIAGLTYTALGGEVNSLNLGHVIVFGLIFQVVSVLVNQIIYYLYDYTTNGNPGKFFSVDAIWDFVLMIVIFPYAIALYMFESYIGVVALLLLGVPFLTMTVVMKMYNNSEQINMDLKRAGVIGHQLSDRLATNEVFDLFIVEVAKMFKVEYAYVIDYRDGLQQFMRVYENNQLEQRTIPSISYEKGTAGRVILTGESFIYNEKRDWEDLVTGNLPADTESIMATPIARNNKTEGVLVLASKKKYAFAKHQLKILDILSTYFAVSLEKAGYMQKVIAKSERCGLTGLYNYRYLDESLEKQIQEMKAGKLDQLSLVMMDIDHFKSINDRYGHQSGNDILVQLADILREEIAGEGMVARYGGEEFVVLLRNYSKELAMLLAEKLRKRIEEHEFLIETDLANERQQLIVHITMSIGVSSAPDDSDEGMSLIRNADRALYIGAKQAGRNKVAAYSK, from the coding sequence ATGGAGGGGAACACTAAACGTAAAATAATTCTTTGGATTTTGTGGGTATTGGTAGTTCCGGCGAGTTTGCTTCTTGTCTATAACTTTTTTCCTCCTATAGTAGATGATCCTTGGAATTTAGCTGGCTATATATTATTTTTTGTGTTGATGAGTTTAATGCCGATGAACATCAACGGTGCATCAACATTTTTAGTGCAATGGGTTACAGTCGCTCTTTTTCTTAAGTATGGGCTTTTCATTGAAATTATTGTTTCGCAATTAGCGATGATTATCGTCTTATACCGCAACCGTACACAAGAAGACCAATCGTTGAGAATTCCATTTAATTCATTAATGTTTTTGGGTGTTTCGTTAATAGCTGGTTTAACTTATACGGCATTAGGTGGCGAAGTCAATTCTCTTAATCTGGGACATGTTATCGTGTTTGGTTTGATCTTCCAAGTTGTGTCAGTTCTCGTGAATCAAATCATCTACTACTTATACGACTACACAACAAATGGCAATCCAGGTAAGTTTTTCTCTGTAGATGCCATTTGGGATTTTGTGTTAATGATAGTGATTTTCCCATATGCTATCGCTTTGTATATGTTTGAATCATATATCGGAGTGGTCGCATTGTTATTGTTAGGAGTGCCATTTTTAACAATGACAGTAGTCATGAAAATGTATAATAACTCTGAACAAATAAATATGGATTTGAAAAGAGCAGGAGTGATCGGTCACCAACTCTCTGACCGATTGGCAACAAATGAGGTATTCGATTTGTTTATTGTAGAGGTAGCTAAAATGTTCAAAGTTGAATATGCTTATGTCATTGATTATCGTGACGGACTCCAGCAATTTATGCGTGTTTATGAAAACAATCAATTAGAACAACGAACCATTCCGTCCATCTCGTATGAAAAGGGAACAGCAGGTAGAGTTATTTTGACCGGTGAATCTTTTATCTATAATGAAAAAAGAGATTGGGAAGATTTAGTGACAGGTAATTTACCAGCTGATACCGAAAGCATCATGGCAACTCCAATTGCTCGAAACAACAAAACAGAAGGGGTATTGGTTCTTGCTTCTAAAAAGAAATATGCATTTGCCAAGCACCAATTGAAAATTTTAGACATTCTCAGTACCTATTTTGCAGTGTCACTTGAAAAAGCCGGATATATGCAAAAGGTTATTGCCAAAAGTGAACGATGTGGATTAACGGGGTTGTATAATTATCGCTATTTAGACGAGAGTCTTGAAAAACAGATTCAAGAAATGAAAGCTGGTAAGTTAGATCAATTATCACTTGTCATGATGGACATCGATCATTTTAAAAGCATCAATGACCGTTATGGACATCAAAGTGGAAATGATATTTTAGTTCAATTAGCTGATATATTAAGAGAAGAAATTGCTGGAGAAGGTATGGTGGCACGATATGGCGGCGAAGAATTTGTTGTACTTCTTCGTAACTACAGTAAAGAACTAGCAATGCTACTTGCTGAAAAGCTGCGCAAACGTATTGAAGAACATGAGTTTCTTATTGAAACAGATTTGGCTAACGAACGACAACAGTTGATTGTTCATATTACAATGAGCATTGGCGTTTCATCTGCCCCAGACGATAGTGATGAAGGAATGTCGTTAATCCGGAATGCAGATCGAGCGTTATATATTGGTGCTAAACAAGCAGGGCGTAATAAGGTAGCGGCTTACTCGAAATAA
- a CDS encoding ATP-grasp domain-containing protein: MKLLYESQDALRNRGFIEELQRFGDFDLIQWDDWSDEGLHQLADLLAGELVVFRARQPKAARFLEDQGIHLINRAEVNRIANDKWRSFELFMMLGVPTIPSYRNAPEYPCIAKTASGHGGSEVWLLESSEDIPTTTSPLLFQPVVAHQADIRVYVIDLEIVGAVKRISNDSFKANYSLGATVEKYILTAAQETDVLRIARALKSDYIGIDFLLLENGQHLFNEIEDPVGARSFYKTHVENIAELFFEHIQEIEKNAPFQREDRLK; this comes from the coding sequence ATGAAACTTCTTTATGAATCACAAGATGCATTACGTAATCGCGGGTTTATAGAAGAATTACAGCGATTTGGAGATTTTGATTTGATTCAGTGGGACGACTGGAGCGACGAAGGATTACATCAGCTTGCAGATCTTCTAGCTGGCGAACTAGTCGTTTTTCGCGCACGACAACCAAAAGCCGCTCGTTTTTTAGAAGATCAAGGCATTCACTTGATCAATCGCGCAGAAGTAAATCGCATTGCCAATGACAAATGGAGAAGTTTCGAATTGTTTATGATGCTCGGTGTACCTACCATTCCAAGTTACCGGAACGCGCCCGAATATCCTTGTATCGCAAAAACTGCTAGCGGTCACGGTGGTTCAGAAGTATGGCTGCTCGAGTCGTCTGAAGATATACCAACCACGACCTCTCCCCTACTATTTCAACCTGTTGTTGCTCACCAAGCGGATATCCGAGTTTATGTGATCGACTTAGAAATTGTAGGGGCTGTGAAGCGAATTTCTAATGACTCGTTTAAAGCCAATTATTCTCTAGGCGCAACAGTTGAAAAATATATCTTAACAGCAGCTCAGGAAACAGATGTATTACGCATTGCACGTGCGCTAAAAAGCGATTATATCGGAATCGACTTTTTACTACTAGAAAACGGTCAGCATCTTTTCAATGAAATCGAAGATCCTGTTGGTGCCCGTTCGTTTTACAAAACACATGTTGAAAACATCGCAGAACTATTTTTCGAACACATCCAAGAAATAGAGAAAAATGCGCCTTTTCAGCGAGAAGACCGACTGAAGTAA
- a CDS encoding PilW family protein — protein MRNNEKGITMIELLAALVLVSIVVAGAWTAMTIGFKHSVVETTKTHIQQDANLIVSKLSANHRQSESYKLKFENGQLMLKTCTTETTCSTYQRVIDQNYDYNGTSINGKSYTGSTFSEVTIYPKKQHNPVKLKLTSGKTSISIDTVLTRIITGMYKKEVGNEAS, from the coding sequence ATGAGAAATAATGAAAAAGGAATCACAATGATCGAACTTCTTGCAGCGCTCGTATTGGTATCCATTGTCGTTGCTGGCGCATGGACTGCAATGACCATAGGATTTAAACACAGTGTTGTTGAAACTACAAAAACGCATATTCAACAAGACGCTAACTTGATAGTATCCAAGTTATCAGCAAATCACCGTCAAAGTGAAAGTTATAAATTGAAATTTGAAAACGGTCAACTTATGTTAAAAACATGTACTACTGAAACTACTTGTAGTACGTACCAAAGAGTCATCGATCAGAATTATGATTATAATGGAACATCGATTAACGGAAAAAGTTATACCGGTTCCACTTTTTCTGAGGTAACCATATATCCCAAGAAACAACATAACCCGGTTAAGTTAAAACTGACTTCAGGGAAAACCTCAATTTCTATTGATACCGTGTTGACTCGCATCATTACTGGCATGTACAAAAAGGAGGTCGGAAATGAAGCATCTTAA
- a CDS encoding VanW family protein has translation MDNKLFGLTFAAVFGFALIVFGAANAGAYAVDTWIFPTEEFGDNTYIGTNDVSNMEVPAAKMMLAGQMEKWQTEAKLDVVYQDATASYPLETAEILLDQTLSNAKTGSENSYVFGLSLDATREFLASQFPVASFSEPDVATINNKLEQALQDGQTKTKVAISDDSLSLDRTNVAEVVFPAKLTTLDSATVIDALNGIQIAPESQFSFLDFIAELPLTDVSDDELTQIASTIYGAILQTNFAIDERSIGTQLPTLVPAGQEAAINRNLGVDLAFTNPNKSSFTLNVAEKKGSLSAAINGFPFVYEYVIGLTEEKNIDPRLVKQFSAFATSGKKVEEKGLKGKSLTVIRTTINGGDSIDVETISKDFYPPIHRVEVHPLAKTPETVETPEAGDPDFVDANDDGIHDGTPTEPAEGQPGFVDVNGDGVHDAPYKEPVAPKPGESDFVDKNNNGVHDESEADEEPEKKPVYDKGGNLITE, from the coding sequence GTGGATAATAAATTATTTGGTTTAACATTCGCAGCCGTATTTGGCTTCGCGCTAATCGTATTCGGAGCAGCCAATGCTGGCGCTTACGCAGTAGACACTTGGATATTCCCGACAGAAGAATTTGGAGATAACACCTATATCGGCACAAATGATGTTTCAAATATGGAAGTGCCTGCTGCAAAAATGATGCTTGCCGGTCAAATGGAAAAATGGCAAACAGAAGCAAAACTTGATGTTGTTTATCAAGATGCCACAGCCTCTTACCCGCTAGAGACTGCAGAAATCCTATTAGATCAAACGCTAAGCAATGCAAAAACTGGTTCTGAAAACAGCTATGTGTTTGGTCTTTCGTTAGACGCAACACGTGAATTTTTAGCATCTCAATTTCCGGTTGCTAGTTTTTCGGAACCAGACGTTGCTACGATCAATAACAAATTAGAGCAAGCATTACAAGATGGGCAAACAAAAACAAAAGTTGCCATTAGTGACGATAGCTTGAGCCTTGACCGTACAAATGTAGCGGAAGTTGTATTTCCAGCAAAGCTAACAACGCTCGATAGTGCGACAGTTATTGATGCGTTAAATGGGATTCAAATTGCGCCTGAAAGTCAATTTTCATTTTTAGACTTTATCGCAGAATTGCCATTAACGGATGTAAGTGATGATGAGTTAACACAAATCGCTTCAACGATTTATGGTGCAATATTACAAACCAATTTTGCTATAGACGAACGCAGCATTGGTACTCAATTGCCTACATTAGTGCCAGCTGGTCAAGAAGCCGCAATCAACCGCAATTTAGGAGTTGACCTTGCTTTTACAAATCCAAACAAAAGTTCATTTACGTTGAATGTAGCGGAGAAAAAAGGGTCATTAAGCGCTGCTATTAATGGTTTCCCATTCGTTTACGAATATGTTATTGGTTTAACCGAAGAAAAGAATATTGATCCAAGACTAGTTAAGCAATTTAGTGCATTTGCAACAAGTGGCAAAAAAGTAGAAGAAAAAGGGTTGAAAGGCAAAAGCCTGACTGTTATTCGAACTACTATTAACGGCGGTGACTCGATCGATGTTGAAACGATATCGAAAGATTTTTACCCACCTATCCACCGTGTTGAAGTTCATCCATTAGCAAAGACACCAGAAACTGTAGAAACACCAGAAGCAGGAGATCCTGATTTTGTCGATGCAAATGATGATGGTATACATGATGGTACACCAACTGAACCAGCAGAAGGGCAACCAGGATTTGTTGATGTGAATGGAGACGGTGTTCATGACGCTCCTTATAAAGAACCAGTTGCTCCAAAACCAGGAGAATCTGATTTTGTGGATAAAAACAATAATGGCGTACATGATGAATCAGAAGCAGATGAAGAGCCAGAAAAGAAACCTGTTTATGATAAAGGTGGAAACTTGATTACCGAATAA
- a CDS encoding valine--tRNA ligase, producing the protein MTEQMSTKYDPQSIEKGRYDWWVDQKFFEAKPESGKTPYTIVIPPPNVTGKLHLGHAWDTTLQDIMTRMKRMQGFDALWLPGMDHAGIATQAKVEGKLKEEGRSRYDLGREAFLEESWKWKDQYAGHIREQWAKLGLGLDYSRERFTLDDGLSKAVREVFVKLYEKKLIYRGKYIINWDPNTQTAISDIEVIHKDVKGAFYHMRYPLADGSGHIEIATTRPETMLGDTAVAVHPKDERYKHLIGKKVILPIVGREIEIVADDYVDREFGSGAVKITPAHDPNDFEIGNRHNLERVLVMHEDGSMNENAGKYEGLDRFECRKQIVKDLQDMGVLFEIEEHIHSVGHSERSGAVVEPYLSTQWFVDMQPLAAASVEAQKNGEGVNFVPDRFEKTYLHWMENIRDWCISRQLWWGHQIPAWYHNETGEIYVGHEAPTDAENWTQDEDVLDTWFSSALWPFSTLGWPEENDDLSRYYPTDALVTGYDIINFWVSRMIFQALEFTGEKPFKDVLIHGLVRDAEGRKMSKSLGNGVDPMDVISEYGADSLRYFLATASSPGQDLRYSNDKVESVWNFANKIWNASRFALMNMEGMTYDQIDLSGKKSVADSWILTRLNETIEQVTELAERYEFGEVGRSLYNFIWDDFCDWYIEMSKLPLYGEDEEAKKMTRSVLAYVLDNTMRLLHPFMPFITEEIWQNLPHEGESITIAAWPTVDDSLTNQSQSSSMKLLMDVIRSVRTIRAEVQSPMSKKVPLTISAKDANTHAVLEANAAYIERFCNPETLTIGENIVAPEKSMSAVVSGAELFMPLEGLIDIDAELARLNKELEKWAKEVKLVTGKLSNERFVSKAPEAVVAEERAKQADYMEKHATVEKRIEELKNL; encoded by the coding sequence ATGACTGAACAAATGTCCACAAAGTACGATCCGCAATCGATTGAAAAAGGCCGTTACGATTGGTGGGTCGACCAAAAATTCTTTGAAGCTAAACCAGAAAGCGGTAAAACGCCGTATACCATTGTGATTCCTCCACCAAACGTTACAGGCAAGCTGCACTTAGGCCACGCGTGGGACACAACATTACAAGACATCATGACACGCATGAAACGCATGCAAGGCTTTGACGCATTATGGCTACCAGGAATGGACCATGCGGGTATTGCGACACAAGCAAAAGTAGAAGGCAAACTAAAAGAAGAAGGCCGTTCACGTTATGATTTAGGACGCGAAGCGTTTCTTGAAGAATCATGGAAGTGGAAAGATCAATACGCAGGACATATTCGTGAGCAATGGGCAAAATTAGGTTTAGGACTTGATTATTCTCGTGAGCGTTTTACATTAGATGATGGGTTATCAAAAGCAGTGCGTGAAGTATTTGTAAAATTATACGAGAAAAAACTGATTTACCGTGGTAAATACATCATCAACTGGGACCCGAATACGCAAACAGCAATTTCCGATATTGAAGTGATTCATAAAGATGTAAAAGGTGCATTTTATCATATGCGTTATCCACTTGCTGATGGTAGTGGCCATATTGAAATTGCCACAACACGTCCTGAAACGATGCTTGGAGACACGGCTGTTGCGGTTCATCCGAAAGACGAGCGCTACAAACACTTAATCGGTAAAAAAGTAATTTTGCCAATCGTTGGACGCGAAATTGAAATTGTTGCAGACGATTATGTAGATCGTGAATTTGGAAGTGGAGCTGTTAAAATCACACCAGCGCATGATCCGAATGACTTTGAAATCGGAAACCGTCACAATTTAGAACGTGTTCTTGTGATGCATGAAGATGGTTCTATGAACGAAAACGCTGGCAAATACGAAGGTTTAGACCGTTTTGAATGCCGTAAGCAAATCGTGAAAGACTTGCAAGACATGGGCGTGTTGTTTGAAATCGAAGAGCATATTCACTCAGTAGGTCACTCTGAGCGAAGCGGTGCTGTAGTGGAGCCTTACCTGTCAACACAATGGTTTGTTGATATGCAACCTTTAGCTGCTGCATCTGTAGAAGCACAAAAAAATGGTGAAGGTGTTAATTTTGTGCCAGATCGTTTTGAAAAAACGTATTTACACTGGATGGAAAACATTCGCGACTGGTGTATTTCTCGTCAATTATGGTGGGGGCATCAAATTCCAGCATGGTATCATAACGAAACAGGCGAAATTTACGTAGGTCACGAAGCACCAACTGATGCTGAAAACTGGACACAAGATGAAGACGTACTAGATACGTGGTTCTCATCTGCCCTATGGCCGTTCTCAACACTTGGTTGGCCAGAAGAAAACGACGACCTTAGCCGTTACTACCCAACTGACGCATTAGTTACAGGTTATGACATCATCAACTTCTGGGTTTCACGTATGATTTTCCAAGCTTTAGAATTTACCGGTGAAAAACCGTTTAAAGATGTATTAATTCACGGACTGGTTCGCGATGCTGAAGGACGTAAAATGTCGAAATCACTCGGTAATGGTGTTGATCCAATGGACGTTATTTCTGAGTACGGTGCGGATTCACTGCGCTATTTCCTAGCAACAGCATCGTCTCCAGGACAAGACCTTCGTTATTCAAACGATAAAGTAGAATCTGTTTGGAACTTTGCCAATAAAATCTGGAATGCGTCTCGTTTTGCATTGATGAACATGGAAGGCATGACATACGACCAAATCGACTTATCCGGCAAAAAATCAGTTGCTGATTCATGGATCTTAACTCGTTTGAATGAAACCATTGAACAAGTGACTGAACTTGCAGAACGCTATGAATTTGGTGAAGTGGGACGTTCGCTTTACAACTTTATATGGGATGATTTCTGTGACTGGTATATCGAAATGTCGAAATTGCCATTATACGGCGAAGATGAAGAAGCGAAGAAAATGACGCGTTCGGTACTAGCTTATGTACTCGATAACACAATGCGTTTGTTGCACCCGTTCATGCCATTTATCACAGAAGAAATTTGGCAGAACTTACCACACGAAGGCGAATCAATAACGATTGCGGCGTGGCCGACAGTAGACGACTCGTTAACTAACCAAAGCCAGTCTTCTAGCATGAAGCTATTGATGGACGTGATTCGCTCTGTACGTACGATCCGCGCAGAAGTGCAATCACCAATGAGCAAAAAAGTGCCGTTAACAATTTCTGCAAAAGATGCCAATACACATGCGGTATTAGAAGCGAACGCTGCTTACATCGAGCGTTTCTGTAATCCAGAAACATTAACAATCGGTGAAAACATCGTAGCTCCTGAAAAATCGATGTCAGCAGTTGTATCAGGTGCTGAATTGTTCATGCCACTTGAAGGCTTGATCGACATTGATGCAGAACTTGCACGTTTGAACAAAGAACTCGAAAAGTGGGCAAAAGAAGTAAAACTCGTTACTGGCAAATTGTCGAACGAACGGTTTGTTTCGAAAGCACCTGAAGCCGTAGTAGCTGAAGAACGTGCGAAACAAGCTGATTACATGGAAAAACATGCAACAGTTGAAAAACGCATTGAAGAATTAAAGAATTTGTAA
- a CDS encoding type IV pilus modification PilV family protein, with amino-acid sequence MNGNEKGLSLVEVLAALVILGILFVGIMTIFPQMTLFNNKTETKLDTMNLARQEVSVITGESEWVGQRDVVDPTVYEDFNTVLMTKMPLIGYTKISTNSNYIRYEKNAEYRYEADVYLACQTFIEEDENSFPCTHPNLTQLYKVHLKVYEGSRLSSQTFSYIRFLVGNEGG; translated from the coding sequence ATGAACGGGAACGAAAAAGGACTGAGCTTGGTTGAAGTTCTGGCGGCGTTAGTTATATTAGGGATTTTGTTTGTCGGAATCATGACGATTTTTCCTCAAATGACATTATTTAACAATAAAACAGAAACAAAGTTAGATACGATGAATTTAGCCAGACAGGAAGTATCAGTTATAACAGGTGAATCAGAATGGGTGGGACAAAGAGATGTTGTCGATCCAACTGTTTATGAGGATTTTAATACAGTTTTAATGACTAAGATGCCGTTAATTGGTTATACAAAAATCTCCACAAATTCAAACTATATCCGATATGAAAAAAATGCCGAGTATCGTTATGAGGCAGATGTTTATTTGGCATGTCAGACATTTATAGAAGAAGATGAAAATAGTTTTCCATGTACTCATCCAAATTTGACGCAATTGTATAAAGTTCACTTGAAAGTATACGAAGGAAGTCGGTTGAGTAGTCAGACTTTTTCATATATTAGATTTCTAGTAGGAAATGAAGGTGGATAG
- a CDS encoding bifunctional folylpolyglutamate synthase/dihydrofolate synthase, with protein MIIGLEQYKEKWNIQTDTAIHPGLEAITAALEELGNPHKVGKFVHLAGTNGKGSTATFLSSVLQAHGYSVGNFYSPCIEDLHDQIQLNGKPISPDELEMIMKQLSQMKTPLTDFELLTAAAFLFFKNHAPDFAIIEAGMGGALDSTNVIIPEIAIIPSISIDHTNFLGDSIEEITWHKAGVIKKWQPVVIGELPEKSLKIIQETANELHAEVIRPKDLEILDKLQFLLKGPHQIKNASLAIEAAKELLGKDYKEKNALQGLSTAKIAYRFEEVFPDVIFDGAHNKASAEALIETVKEAYPARSIHVVMGIFKDKDYVNVLRELEKISDHFTFIDFENERALPAKSLLLESNIKRKTILNINDILPVYDNEVVTLVTGSLSLLSLLKNNHYQFFRDYKK; from the coding sequence ATGATAATTGGATTGGAACAATATAAAGAAAAATGGAATATCCAAACAGACACTGCTATACATCCAGGTTTAGAAGCCATTACTGCAGCTCTTGAGGAATTAGGAAATCCGCATAAGGTTGGAAAGTTTGTTCATTTAGCGGGAACAAATGGAAAAGGCTCAACCGCCACTTTTTTATCAAGCGTTTTACAGGCACACGGCTACTCAGTCGGCAATTTTTATTCACCGTGCATCGAAGATCTTCACGATCAAATTCAATTAAACGGTAAACCAATCAGTCCAGATGAGTTAGAAATGATTATGAAACAATTAAGCCAAATGAAAACACCTTTAACTGATTTTGAATTATTAACAGCAGCAGCTTTTCTGTTTTTTAAAAACCATGCGCCAGACTTTGCGATTATTGAAGCAGGAATGGGGGGAGCATTAGATAGTACGAATGTAATTATCCCGGAAATTGCGATTATCCCATCCATTTCTATAGACCACACAAATTTTCTAGGTGATTCAATAGAAGAAATTACATGGCATAAAGCTGGGGTCATAAAAAAATGGCAGCCAGTAGTCATTGGAGAACTACCAGAGAAGTCTCTAAAAATTATACAAGAAACGGCAAATGAACTTCACGCGGAAGTGATTAGGCCAAAAGACCTTGAAATCTTGGATAAGCTCCAGTTCCTTCTAAAAGGTCCGCACCAAATAAAAAATGCAAGTCTAGCTATTGAAGCTGCTAAAGAACTTCTAGGTAAAGATTACAAAGAAAAAAACGCTTTACAAGGTTTATCGACAGCTAAAATTGCATATCGTTTTGAAGAAGTTTTTCCGGATGTTATTTTTGATGGAGCACATAATAAAGCAAGTGCAGAAGCTTTGATCGAGACTGTGAAAGAAGCCTATCCAGCGCGTTCTATTCACGTTGTGATGGGAATTTTTAAAGATAAAGACTATGTGAATGTGCTTCGTGAATTAGAAAAAATAAGCGATCATTTTACATTTATTGATTTTGAAAATGAACGAGCTTTACCAGCTAAAAGTTTATTATTAGAAAGTAACATTAAAAGGAAGACAATTCTAAATATTAATGATATATTACCTGTATATGATAATGAGGTGGTGACTTTAGTCACTGGATCTTTAAGCTTACTTTCTCTACTGAAAAACAATCATTATCAGTTTTTCCGCGATTATAAAAAATAA